A single genomic interval of Spinacia oleracea cultivar Varoflay chromosome 6, BTI_SOV_V1, whole genome shotgun sequence harbors:
- the LOC110805833 gene encoding MDIS1-interacting receptor like kinase 2: protein MSTINLVFVINFVYMLLFSQAKAYNPGQTEAKALLKWKQSFRNQSAFTSWLLPQSLNSSSNIRPCTWQGITCDNHGRVTQITLSELELEGTLEAIDFSSFPHLNLLDLNYNRFTGIIPTNIGLISNLKYLDLSTNELNGTIPLSLSNLTLVEHLDLSRNFLTGRIHPTLFSGLVNIKTIIIQDTYLEGPIPSTIGNCKNLSSIFFEKSRFSGHIPVSMANLTELTILRLDQNFFSGSIPSFISRLSKLTDLRLFNNQFSGHVPQDIGNLSSLTDLEFSRNNLTGSLPPQICKGGKLVYFSASHNNFTGPIPISLKTCPDLYEVYLQYNQLTGDLDQDFGVYPSLEYIDLSYNQLGGQLSPNWGKSINLTALLIAGNSVGGEIPMDIYQLPNLGVLDFSSNRLQGYISPEIGQSSNLVKIYFQNNMLSGNVPVELEDLHELEQLDLSNNNLTGQIPGDIGGCSKLLSLNLSNNHLTGPIPNEIGQLTHLQILLDLSYNHLTGDIPREVGQLTSLQSLNLQHNNLSGQIPVSLASLSSLVTANFSDNDLTGPLPDSKTFSGFPLQSFAGNMDLCGRIKGMKPCNDTQTSSSPTKKQHRRPIIIAASSFASILFFLLFVSCSIILWRRRKLEKYKRQEMHELNRSKDVFTVLNFDGKLVYSDIVKATENFHSQYCIGSGASGRVYKAVFPNGQVIAIKKLDTSTLEKEAVAARNFVNEVTALTEIRHKNIVRFYGFCLHQNMMSLVYKYVERGSLADVLSSNDEAKELGWGNRVRIIKGVADALAYMHHGCTPPVVHRDISSKNILLSSHLEAQVSDFGTAKFLNPESSNWTTLAGTYGYLAPELAFTMAVTEKSDVYSFGVLAIEILMGAHPQEKISSLSFNMSDDQLKIKFKDVLDRRLAYPTGQELIQQVEFVLETAILCLNVNPQSRPTMNYVSQMFETKCGNNNPIAIDL from the exons ATGTCAACTATTAACCTTGTGTTTGTAATCAATTTTGTTTACATGCTCTTGTTTTCTCAAGCAAAAGCATACAATCCAGGACAAACAGAAGCAAAGGCGCTTCTTAAATGGAAACAAAGCTTCCGAAACCAGTCTGCCTTCACCTCTTGGCTCTTACCACAAAGTCTCAATTCTTCCTCCAACATACGCCCGTGCACATGGCAAGGAATCACGTGCGACAACCATGGAAGAGTGACCCAGATAACCTTGTCCGAGTTAGAGTTAGAAGGTACACTCGAGGCCATTGATTTCTCTTCATTCCCACATTTAAATTTACTCGACCTTAATTACAACCGTTTTACCGGTATAATACCTACTAATATAGGCTTGATTTCTAACCTCAAATACCTTGATCTCTCAACTAATGAGCTTAATGGTACAATTCCTCTTTCCCTTTCAAATCTAACACTAGTTGAGCACCTTGATCTCTCTCGAAACTTTCTCACTGGTCGAATTCATCCGACCTTGTTCTCTGGTCTCGTAAATATTAAAACAATTATCATTCAAGACACTTATCTAGAGGGTCCAATCCCTTCTACCATAGGAAACTGCAAAAATCTTTCATccatattttttgaaaaaagtaGATTTTCAGGCCATATCCCTGTATCAATGGCTAACTTGACTGAGTTAACCATCTTACGCCTGGATCAGAATTTTTTCAGCGGGTCAATCCCGAGTTTTATTAGTAGGCTTAGCAAACTAACTGACCTTCGCTTATTCAACAATCAGTTCTCTGGCCATGTACCTCAAGATATAGGCAACCTCTCATCACTTACTGATCTTGAATTTTCTAGGAACAACTTAACGGGATCACTACCCCCGCAAATCTGCAAGGGTGGAAAGCTTGTTTACttttctgcttctcacaataaCTTTACAGGTCCAATACCAATAAGTCTAAAAACTTGTCCAGATTTGTACGAAGTTTACCTTCAATATAACCAACTCACTGGAGACCTTGATCAGGACTTTGGAGTTTATCCCAGCTTGGAATACATTGACTTGAGTTACAATCAACTAGGTGGTCAACTCTCACCAAACTGGGGAAAGTCCATAAACTTGACTGCTCTTTTAATAGCTGGAAACTCTGTTGGTGGTGAAATACCAATGGATATTTACCAGTTGCCAAATTTAGGGGTATTAGACTTCTCATCAAACAGGTTACAAGGATACATATCCCCTGAAATAGGACAAAGCTCAAACCTggttaaaatatattttcagaataataTGCTATCAGGAAATGTGCCGGTAGAGTTAGAAGATCTACATGAACTAGAGCAACTAGATCTCTCGAATAACAATTTAACAGGACAAATCCCAGGGGACATTGGGGGTTGCTCAAAGCTGTTGAGCTTAAATTTGAGCAATAACCATCTGACAGGACCGATTCCAAATGAGATCGGACAGTTAACTCACCTGCAGATTTTACTGGATTTGAGTTATAATCATCTCACAGGAGATATACCAAGAGAGGTTGGGCAGCTCACTAGTCTTCAAAGCTTGAACCTTCAACATAACAATCTCAGTGGTCAAATCCCGGTTTCTCTAGCCTCGCTTTCCAGCTTAGTAACCGCTAATTTCTCAGATAATGACCTCACGGGCCCACTGCCAGACAGCAAAACCTTCTCTGGATTTCCTCTGCAATCGTTTGCTGGCAATATGGATCTGTGTGGTAGAATAAAGGGCATGAAACCCTGCAATGATACTCAAACTTCTTCATCTCCAACAAAGAAGCAACATCGTCGTCCCATAATAATCGCAGCTTCCTCTTTTGCAAGCATcctgttttttcttctttttgtctCCTGCAGCATAATACTTTGGAGAAGACGAAAACTGGAAAAATACAAAAGACAGGAAATGCACGAGCTTAATAGATCAAAAGATGTATTCACTGTATTGAACTTTGATGGGAAATTAGTGTACAGCGACATAGTTAAAGCAACAGAAAACTTTCACAGTCAGTATTGCATTGGAAGTGGAGCATCTGGGAGGGTTTATAAAGCAGTGTTTCCGAATGGTCAAGTGATAGCAATTAAGAAGCTCGACACCAGCACTTTAGAGAAAGAAGCGGTAGCAGCCAGGAATTTCGTGAATGAGGTAACAGCACTCACAGAGATTCGACATAAGAACATTGTGAGGTTTTATGGGTTTTGTTTGCATCAGAATATGATGTCCTTGGTGTACAAGTATGTTGAAAGAGGAAGCTTGGCTGATGTATTAAGCAGCAACGATGAAGCTAAGGAGTTAGGCTGGGGCAATCGGGTGAGAATCATCAAGGGTGTTGCTGATGCCCTGGCATACATGCACCATGGTTGCACACCACCTGTTGTTCACCGTGACATTTCAAGTAAAAACATTTTGCTGTCCTCTCATCTGGAAGCTCAAGTCTCTGACTTTGGCACCGCAAAGTTCTTGAATCCAGAATCATCTAATTGGACCACACTTGCTGGAACATATGGCTACCTTGCCCCAG AGCTGGCTTTCACCATGGCTGTAACAGAAAAATCTGATGTGTATAGCTTTGGCGTTCTGGCGATTGAGATCCTAATGGGAGCACATCCACAAGAGAAGATTTCGAGTCTTTCTTTCAACATGTCAGATGACCAactcaaaataaaattcaaagatGTCTTAGATCGCCGTCTTGCATATCCTACAGGTCAAGAGCTCATACAACAGGTGGAGTTTGTCCTAGAGACTGCAATTTTATGCCTCAATGTTAATCCACAATCAAGGCCAACCATGAATTACGTCTCTCAAATGTTCGAAACAAAATGTGGAAACAATAACCCCATAGCCATTGATTTATAG